In one window of Lepidochelys kempii isolate rLepKem1 chromosome 27, rLepKem1.hap2, whole genome shotgun sequence DNA:
- the LOC140903787 gene encoding keratin, type I cytoskeletal 19-like, producing MSLSSRSYLTGTSSTFQPIAPSLSGSTYRKTAIRKYQAPSVYGGAGGYGTRISTSTNYGGGFGSGFGSGFQLNTSSSDILLGGNEKLTMQNLNDRLASYLEKVHFLEKANSQLEKQIREYYGNRSSTTTHDHSQYFKTIEDLQNKIGAAHLENARLVLQIDNAKLASDDFRMKYENELAIKQNVENDLAGLLRVLDDLTLSKADLELQIEGLNEELTFLKKNHEEEVGELRKQLGGTVNVEVDAAPSTDLAKIMENMRQQYDSMAEKNRQEAKDHFDKQTEEVNQEVAINIEQLQTKKTEITDLRRTFQGLEIELQSQLITKKALEDTLAETEALYGSRLAQIQAAIGNVEAQLMQLRADMESQSSEYSSLLNIKTRLEMEIATYRRLLEGEDSRPLQSEISTIEESEREINKIRKIKTVVEELIDGKVVSSQTKEIEETI from the exons aTGTCACTCTCCAGCCGAAGCTACCTTACTGGTACAAGCTCCACTTTCCAGCCTATTGCACCCAGTCTAAGTGGTTCAACCTACAGGAAAACAGCTATCCGAAAGTATCAGGCACCGAGTGTCTATGGGGGAGCTGGTGGCTATGGCACCCGCATTTCCACCAGCACTAACTATGGAGGAGGCTTTGGTAGTGGCTTTGGCAGTGGATTTCAACTCAACACCAGCAGTAGTGACATCCTGCTTGGTGGAAATGAGAAACTGACCATGCAAAATCTGAATGACCGTTTGGCTTCCTATCTGGAGAAAGTGCATTTTCTAGAAAAAGCCAACTCCCAGCTTGAAAAGCAGATCAGGGAGTACTATGGGAATAGATCCTCAACTACAACGCATGACCACagtcaatattttaaaaccattGAAGACCTCCAAAACAAG ATTGGTGCTGCACATCTGGAAAATGCCCGGCTCGTTCTGCAGATCGACAATGCCAAGCTGGCTTCTGATGACTTTAGAATGAA GTATGAGAATGAGCTAGCAATCAAACAGAATGTGGAAAATGATCTTGCTGGACTACTCAGAGTCCTTGATGACTTGACCTTGTCAAAGGCAGACTTAGAGCTACAGATTGAAGGTCTGAATGAAGAGCTGACTTTCCTCAAGAAAAACCATGAAGAG GAAGTTGGTGAACTGCGTAAACAGCTAGGGGGCACAGTTAATGTAGAGGTGGATGCTGCTCCGAGCACTGATCTTGCCAAGATTATGGAAAACATGAGACAGCAATATGATAGCATGGCAGAAAAGAATCGTCAAGAAGCCAAAGACCACTTTGATAAACAG ACAGAAGAAGTGAACCAGGAAGTCGCTATTAACATTGAACAACTGCAAACCAAAAAAACTGAGATCACAGATCTGAGACGCACTTTCCAGGGTCTCGAGATAGAGCTGCAGTCCCAGCTTATTACG AAAAAGGCTTTAGAAGACACACTGGCTGAGACTGAAGCACTTTATGGTTCACGACTTGCCCAAATACAGGCTGCAATTGGCAATGTAGAGGCACAGCTGATGCAGCTTCGAGCTGACATGGAGAGCCAGAGTTCTGAGTACAGTTCTCTGCTGAACATAAAGACACGGTTGGAAATGGAGATTGCCACTTACCGACGCCTACTGGAGGGAGAGGATAGTAG ACCTTTACAGTCAGAAATATCTACTATTGAAGAGTCTGAGAGAG aaataaataaaattaggaaGATCAAGACAGTTGTTGAGGAGCTGATTGATGGCAAAGTTGTCTCCTCCcagaccaaagagattgaagagaCAATATAA